A window of Candidatus Poribacteria bacterium contains these coding sequences:
- a CDS encoding oxidoreductase — MAKVRAATVWMAGCAGCHMSFLDLDEWLFEFAKHVDVVYTPIADVKEYPEDVDVALVEGAVATDEQVHLIRDVRRKTKALIAFGDCAVTSNVPAMRNPFGGAEVVLKRSYEDPANLNPQTPREEGILPVLLDRVRPIHEVVPVDIFLPGCPPPAARIQAALEQLLSGEPIKLEGRDLIKFG; from the coding sequence ATGGCTAAGGTAAGAGCCGCGACGGTCTGGATGGCAGGATGCGCGGGCTGCCACATGTCGTTCCTCGACCTCGACGAATGGCTCTTCGAGTTCGCCAAGCACGTGGACGTCGTCTACACGCCCATCGCCGATGTCAAGGAATATCCCGAAGACGTGGACGTCGCCCTCGTCGAGGGAGCCGTCGCCACCGACGAACAGGTTCACCTGATCCGCGACGTGCGCAGGAAGACCAAGGCGCTCATCGCCTTCGGAGACTGCGCCGTCACCTCCAACGTCCCCGCCATGCGGAACCCCTTCGGCGGGGCGGAGGTCGTTCTGAAGCGCTCCTACGAGGACCCGGCGAACCTGAACCCGCAGACTCCGCGCGAAGAGGGCATCCTGCCGGTTCTCCTCGACCGCGTGCGACCCATTCACGAGGTCGTGCCGGTGGATATCTTCCTGCCCGGGTGTCCGCCGCCGGCGGCGCGCATTCAGGCGGCGCTGGAGCAGCTCTTGTCCGGAGAACCCATCAAACTGGAAGGGCGCGACCTCATCAAGTTCGGCTGA
- the hoxU gene encoding bidirectional hydrogenase complex protein HoxU, with translation MAVVTLTINNQLLSARDDQTILDAVRDAGIDLPTLCHLEGVSDVGACRLCLVEIEGTRRLQPACVTRVAEGMVVQTDTERLRGYRRDIVQLLFAERNHVCAVCVANGHCELQDMAVNLGVDHIDFEYLYPQCEVDTSHERFGVDHNRCILCTRCVRVCHEVEGAHTWDVRGRGTNARVITDLNQPWGLSDSCTSCGKCVMACPTGAIFNQGSTVAEMERDRSRLAFIVTAREKQQWLR, from the coding sequence ATGGCAGTTGTCACCCTCACGATCAACAACCAACTCCTCAGCGCCCGGGACGATCAGACGATCCTGGATGCGGTGCGCGACGCCGGAATCGACCTTCCGACGCTCTGCCACCTCGAAGGCGTGTCCGACGTCGGCGCGTGCCGCCTCTGCCTCGTCGAGATCGAGGGTACGCGGCGGCTGCAGCCGGCGTGCGTCACTCGCGTCGCCGAGGGCATGGTCGTCCAGACGGACACCGAGCGGCTCCGTGGATACCGCCGCGATATCGTCCAGCTCCTCTTTGCAGAACGGAACCACGTCTGCGCTGTGTGCGTCGCCAACGGGCATTGCGAGCTCCAGGACATGGCGGTGAACCTCGGCGTCGATCACATCGACTTCGAGTACCTCTACCCACAGTGCGAGGTCGATACGTCGCACGAGCGGTTCGGCGTCGATCACAACCGGTGCATCCTCTGCACGCGCTGTGTCCGCGTCTGCCACGAGGTCGAAGGCGCTCACACGTGGGACGTGCGCGGCAGAGGAACCAACGCGCGAGTCATCACCGACCTGAATCAGCCGTGGGGCTTGTCCGATAGCTGCACGTCATGCGGGAAGTGCGTCATGGCGTGTCCGACCGGAGCCATCTTCAACCAAGGATCGACCGTTGCCGAGATGGAGCGGGACCGATCCCGTCTCGCGTTCATCGTGACCGCACGGGAGAAACAGCAATGGCTAAGGTAA